Proteins encoded together in one Thermophilibacter immobilis window:
- a CDS encoding thiamine diphosphokinase encodes MDISGAIFDCDGTLVDSMDMWRSVISWMSERYDVPDVDFARVEMLPLRDTCTLFHDELGADLSAEDIYEEVCAHLRDVYEHEVEAMPGVRALLDELAAAGVPLAVASSTPVRELRSALGAHDLLGYFETLVSTEDVGGRDKDCPDVYLEAARRLGSDPTTTWVFEDAPFGVRTAREAGFAVVGLLNDHDGRREEDFAPADILAHGLAEISLARLRDYERTVATASPREPLGVLVVAGSPDPSSPALVAELARASAYVICADRGADACRAAGVSPDVFCGDEDSVSADAAAWARSSAATTVDFPTEKYATDLAIALDCAAHEAARREASLSLTLTCASGGRPDHALAVVGQLALAARGGAAARLVEDDYEMRVVSPASADVWELGPSAVGRTFSAVALEQGTRVDEEGMRWPLADKPMELLGDLGVSNVVTRPDALVRCRAGAVAAFLIA; translated from the coding sequence GAGCGTCATCTCGTGGATGTCCGAGCGCTACGACGTGCCCGACGTCGATTTCGCGCGCGTGGAGATGCTTCCCCTGCGCGACACCTGCACGCTCTTCCATGACGAGCTCGGGGCGGACCTCTCGGCCGAGGACATTTACGAGGAGGTCTGCGCGCATCTGCGTGACGTCTACGAGCACGAGGTAGAGGCCATGCCAGGAGTCCGCGCCCTCCTGGACGAGCTCGCGGCTGCGGGCGTGCCCTTGGCCGTGGCCTCGTCCACCCCGGTTCGCGAGCTGAGAAGCGCCCTGGGGGCCCACGACCTTCTGGGCTACTTCGAGACCCTCGTGAGCACCGAGGACGTGGGCGGCCGCGACAAGGACTGCCCCGACGTCTACCTCGAGGCGGCGCGCAGGCTCGGCTCGGACCCCACGACCACCTGGGTCTTCGAGGACGCCCCCTTTGGCGTGCGCACGGCCCGCGAGGCGGGCTTCGCCGTTGTCGGCCTCCTCAACGACCACGACGGACGCCGTGAGGAGGACTTTGCCCCCGCCGACATCCTCGCGCACGGCCTTGCCGAGATCTCGCTCGCGCGTCTGCGCGACTACGAGCGGACGGTTGCCACTGCGTCGCCGCGCGAGCCGCTTGGCGTGCTCGTCGTTGCCGGCTCGCCGGACCCGAGCTCGCCGGCGCTCGTGGCCGAGCTCGCCCGCGCCTCCGCCTACGTCATCTGCGCCGACCGCGGCGCCGACGCCTGTCGCGCGGCGGGCGTGTCCCCGGACGTCTTCTGCGGCGACGAGGACTCGGTCTCCGCGGATGCTGCGGCGTGGGCCCGCTCCTCAGCTGCCACGACCGTGGACTTTCCTACGGAGAAGTACGCGACCGACCTCGCGATCGCCCTGGACTGCGCGGCCCACGAGGCCGCGCGCAGAGAGGCGTCCCTCTCGCTGACCCTCACCTGCGCCTCGGGAGGTCGACCCGACCATGCCCTGGCGGTCGTGGGGCAGCTCGCCCTCGCCGCGCGGGGAGGGGCCGCGGCGCGACTCGTCGAGGACGACTACGAGATGCGCGTCGTGTCTCCGGCATCTGCGGACGTCTGGGAGCTCGGACCCAGCGCCGTGGGCAGGACCTTCTCGGCCGTGGCCCTGGAGCAGGGCACCCGCGTCGACGAGGAGGGCATGCGCTGGCCCCTCGCCGACAAGCCGATGGAGCTCCTGGGCGACCTGGGCGTGTCGAACGTCGTCACCCGTCCGGACGCGCTCGTGCGCTGCCGCGCGGGCGCCGTCGCGGCGTTTCTGATCGCCTAG
- the rpmB gene encoding 50S ribosomal protein L28 → MSKVCEFCGKHAVAGHSISHSHRVVNRTFKPNIQRVTVVVDGHRRKANVCSRCLKSGKIARS, encoded by the coding sequence ATGTCGAAGGTCTGTGAGTTCTGCGGCAAGCACGCCGTTGCCGGTCATTCCATCAGCCACTCTCACCGCGTGGTGAACCGCACGTTCAAGCCGAACATCCAGCGGGTCACCGTCGTCGTCGATGGTCACCGTCGGAAGGCCAACGTCTGTTCGCGCTGCCTTAAGTCCGGTAAGATCGCGCGCAGCTAG
- a CDS encoding Asp23/Gls24 family envelope stress response protein: MSGVVPGTLKVSNDCIADLAGYAALECYGVVGMAEIDEQAGVARLLPSFRLRKGIDVAAEDGRVVVDLHVIVEQGVNMASVVGNLTSSVRFLLKQIAELANVDVRVHIEGLRNAR; encoded by the coding sequence ATGTCTGGTGTCGTTCCGGGAACGCTTAAGGTGTCCAACGACTGCATCGCCGACCTCGCGGGCTACGCCGCCCTCGAGTGCTACGGCGTGGTCGGCATGGCCGAAATCGACGAGCAGGCCGGGGTGGCGCGTCTCCTGCCGTCCTTCCGCCTGCGCAAGGGCATCGACGTCGCCGCCGAGGACGGGCGCGTCGTCGTTGACCTTCACGTGATCGTGGAACAGGGTGTCAACATGGCCTCGGTCGTGGGAAACCTCACGAGCTCCGTCAGGTTCCTGCTCAAGCAGATCGCCGAGCTCGCAAACGTTGACGTGCGCGTCCACATCGAGGGCCTGCGCAACGCGCGCTAG
- a CDS encoding DAK2 domain-containing protein translates to MISTVIRRCFPAAAQVVADRAEDINKLNVFPVPDGDTGTNMSLTLGTVVREVQALPEGASIEDIARAITHGSLMGARGNSGVITSQILRGIAEGLCDAKGQEDPTPADIAHAWRRGVKVAFKAVRKPVEGTILTVLKDVSARADQLEKTKITTREMLDALVVEAYESVARTPDLLPVLKENGVVDSGAFGFATFLEAFVNAALGKSDGLTDFKTTVDAKADVTSKVAIELNDDWEGSQYRYCNEFLFHAEKPFDADEALSYLATLGDCELVVGSYPDFKVHVHSNEPNLVLAYMLQYGQIFEVFIHNMDMESQDRTAKIAADQAGAPSTQAKKPLGFVAVAAGSGEADILRSLGVDVVVSGGQTMNPSTADILAAIDEVNAESVIVLPDNGNIRMAAEAAASACDSARVAVVPTKTVPQGFSAMFATDLDASLEDNVEAMTEAIAEVRGGEVTRAVRDSAAADGTPIHAGDVMGIQDGSIELVGDSLDGVTLELIARMQADEEGDSLTILAGQDLDDAAFSALVDAIEAAQPDLEVDPHRGEQPLYPVIFSIE, encoded by the coding sequence ATGATTTCGACCGTCATCCGCAGGTGCTTTCCCGCGGCAGCCCAGGTCGTGGCCGACCGCGCCGAGGACATCAACAAGCTCAACGTCTTTCCCGTCCCCGACGGCGACACCGGCACCAACATGTCCCTGACGCTCGGTACCGTCGTGCGCGAGGTCCAGGCCCTGCCCGAGGGCGCCTCGATCGAGGACATCGCCCGGGCGATCACCCACGGCTCGCTCATGGGCGCGCGCGGCAACTCGGGCGTCATCACGAGCCAGATTCTGCGTGGCATCGCCGAGGGGCTCTGCGACGCCAAGGGCCAGGAGGACCCCACGCCCGCCGACATCGCGCACGCCTGGAGGCGTGGCGTCAAGGTGGCCTTCAAGGCCGTTCGCAAGCCGGTCGAGGGCACGATCCTCACGGTCCTGAAGGACGTCTCCGCCCGCGCCGACCAGCTCGAGAAGACCAAGATCACCACGCGAGAGATGCTCGACGCGCTCGTCGTGGAGGCCTACGAGTCCGTGGCGCGCACCCCCGACCTCCTGCCCGTCCTCAAGGAGAACGGTGTCGTGGACTCGGGCGCCTTCGGCTTCGCCACCTTCCTCGAGGCCTTCGTCAACGCCGCCCTGGGCAAGTCCGACGGGCTCACCGACTTCAAGACCACCGTCGACGCCAAGGCCGACGTCACCTCCAAGGTCGCCATCGAGCTCAACGACGACTGGGAGGGCTCCCAGTACCGCTACTGCAACGAGTTCCTCTTCCACGCCGAGAAGCCCTTTGACGCCGACGAGGCCCTCTCCTACCTGGCCACGCTCGGCGACTGCGAGCTCGTCGTGGGTTCCTATCCCGACTTTAAGGTCCACGTGCACTCCAACGAGCCCAACCTCGTGCTCGCCTACATGCTGCAGTACGGCCAGATCTTCGAGGTCTTCATCCACAACATGGACATGGAGTCCCAGGACCGCACGGCCAAGATCGCGGCCGACCAGGCGGGCGCGCCGAGCACGCAGGCCAAGAAGCCCCTGGGCTTCGTGGCCGTGGCCGCCGGCTCGGGCGAGGCCGACATCCTGCGCTCGCTCGGCGTCGACGTGGTCGTCTCGGGAGGCCAGACCATGAACCCCTCCACGGCCGACATCCTCGCCGCCATCGACGAGGTCAACGCCGAGTCCGTCATCGTCTTGCCCGACAACGGCAACATCCGCATGGCCGCGGAGGCCGCGGCCTCCGCCTGCGACTCCGCGCGCGTGGCCGTGGTCCCCACCAAGACCGTGCCCCAGGGCTTCTCGGCCATGTTCGCCACGGACCTGGACGCCTCTCTCGAGGACAACGTCGAGGCCATGACCGAAGCCATCGCCGAGGTGCGCGGCGGCGAGGTCACGCGCGCCGTGCGCGACTCCGCGGCCGCCGACGGGACGCCCATCCACGCGGGCGACGTCATGGGCATCCAGGACGGCTCGATCGAGCTCGTGGGTGACTCCCTCGACGGCGTCACGCTCGAGCTCATCGCCCGCATGCAGGCGGACGAGGAGGGCGACTCCCTCACGATCCTCGCGGGCCAGGACCTGGACGATGCGGCCTTCTCGGCGCTCGTGGACGCCATCGAGGCCGCCCAGCCCGACCTCGAGGTCGACCCGCACCGCGGCGAGCAGCCCCTCTACCCCGTGATCTTCTCGATCGAGTAG